In Plasmodium gaboni strain SY75 chromosome 8, whole genome shotgun sequence, the sequence tcataaataaatgaactgctataaaaagtaatagaacaaaaatataaataacaaagaaaacaaatataaacttataaacattataagattgattatattttattttttttataaacatatcctacctgtttttatttttcattcaGTGGAGAGTCGAATGCAAAACGTTAAGTTAATAAAACCTTTGGTGGTTGGAACTTACGCATTTTTATTGTCTCCTCAggtgataataaataaaaaaaaataaacataaatatatacattaatatatacataaatatatacatatatatatacatacatatatatattttccatTTTATTCTCCATGTTTTGTTTATAACcattcttttatttttttttcttttatttttttttcttttatttttttttcttttatttttttttcttttattttaatatattttaggaaaaaaaaaaatatggtAATATGACACATAAGTGGACATGCTTAGTAAGATGTCCAGAATCTACTGATATTTCTCTTATTGTTAGTAAAGTAGTTTTTGAATTAGATCCTTCCTTTATGTACCCAAAAAGAGGTAAGaacatattttaataatattttaatgtTATGAACAAgtcataatattttatgataaaagctattttttttcttttttttctccCCATTAATATCCATAGCTAGcttatttgaattattataaacCTGAACAAGTCATAATATTTTACGACAAGAgttttttaattttattttattttatttttttaatagtGTATACACAACCACCATATGAAGTGAATGAAATAGGATGGGGTGAATTTTATTTACAAGTTAAAATACATTTTGTAGATTTAACATTATCTCCAATAAGTATAGTTCACCTTGTTAAGGTGAGgataattatgaaaaatgcattacataaaagaaaaggaaatatatatatatgtatgtatatatgtatatatttatatatatatatatatatgtctatgtgtttatttttttttttttagcTCAATACTGATTGTGACCCCAATAACGTTCCACCTTGTGTAGTTAATGAGGTTATTtactttaaaaaaaaaaaaaaaaatgaaaagcAGTTTGTATAAAgcttataaaaaaatgtgtattatatattttgtattatatatattttatattttatatgtatctTTTTAGACATATgaagaaattatttttaaaaatcCTACTGTTAATTTTTACAATAAATTTTTACAATGTAACAATACAAAAATTGCTCCGCACAAATTTCAAGAGCACTGtacgaaaaaaaaaaaatataaaaaaaaaaaaaaaaaaaatatatatatatataaatatatatatatatatatatatatatatatatatatgaacgaatgtataaatatatatgcatatacatatatatatatatttcttcatttaattATCTATCTATTTCTTTGTagttataaaatatgatttTAAAGAAGATAGTTATACAAAAAAGTGTCTGCAATTTCAATCAGAAGTGCAGCAAGAAATTTGTGATTTGATGTCAGAGGCaacattattatcaaaggacgtaataataaaaaaaataaaataaactaaaacaaacatatatatatatatatatatatatatatctatatttttgaCATGATGTgattacatttatatatgcGTGTGTTCTATTTTTTTGTCTTGTAGATTAATGACGTTCAACAAAAATACTTCACAAGTAAGGATGTTAATAGAACTGCGTCTTTAATGCTTGCTCACATAAATTTATTGTGACCATTAcaatttattaatttttta encodes:
- a CDS encoding gas41-like protein; the encoded protein is MESRMQNVKLIKPLVVGTYAFLLSPQEKKKYGNMTHKWTCLVRCPESTDISLIVSKVVFELDPSFMYPKRVYTQPPYEVNEIGWGEFYLQVKIHFVDLTLSPISIVHLVKLNTDCDPNNVPPCVVNETYEEIIFKNPTVNFYNKFLQCNNTKIAPHKFQEHFIKYDFKEDSYTKKCLQFQSEVQQEICDLMSEATLLSKDINDVQQKYFTMKSEMGVSSDEN